From the genome of Lotus japonicus ecotype B-129 chromosome 6, LjGifu_v1.2, one region includes:
- the LOC130725940 gene encoding uncharacterized protein LOC130725940 isoform X1 — protein MAAAQANSEGEAQKPSADTFRLFSSAGSGVGIFDDAAQQVPAIPPPPCVEVLASESDVPSSAKHNVEPVNVDGVTLLKGRVNTRQVFGLSNSDLVPGKYEGGLKLWEGSLDLIKALRSDIKSGLVSFGEKRVLEVGCGHGLPGISALLEGAAAVHFQDFNAEVLRCLTIPNLNANISGKSQPSPSNLTICDKAEVRYFAGDWSEVDKLLPHVSTDAKDNGGGGYDFILMAETVYSINSLQILYNLIKKSLRHPDGVVYMAGKKYYFGVGGGTRRFLSVVEKDGVMTSSLVAEITDGSSNVREVWKLTFK, from the exons ATGGCGGCTGCGCAGGCGAACTCTGAG GGCGAAGCTCAGAAACCGAGTGCGGATACGTTTCGATTATTCTCCTCGGCTGGCTCTGGCGTTGGAATATTTGATGATGCTGCACAGCAAGTTCCTGCTATACCTCCTCCTCCGTGCGTTGAAGTTCTCGCCTCCGAGTCTGATGTTCCTTCATCCGCCAAACACAATGTGGAGCCGGTGAATGTCGATGGGGTTACTTTGTTGAAG GGGAGGGTGAATACCCGACAAGTTTTTGGTTTATCCAACTCTGATTTAGTTCCCGGGAAATATGAAG GAGGATTGAAGCTATGGGAAGGTTCACTTGATCTAATTAAAGCCCTTCGTTCAGATATTAAAAGTGGGCTTGTCTCATTTGGCGAGAAGCGAGTATTAGAG gTTGGATGTGGTCATGGGCTGCCTGGAATCTCTGCATTGCTTGAG gGGGCTGCTGCTGTACATTTTCAAGACTTCAATGCCGAGGTCTTACGTTGCCTCACTATTCCCAATTTAAATGCAAATATTTCTGGAAAATCTCAACCATCACCATCAAACTTAACCATTTGTGACAAGGCAGAAGTTCGTTATTTTGCTGGTGACTGGAGTGAAGTTGATAAACTACTCCCTCATGTTAGTACAGATGCAAAAGACAATGGAGGTGGTGGTTATGACTTTATTCTGATGGCAGAGACAGTTTACTCGATCAACAGTCTCCAAATTCTCTACAATCTTATCAAGAAG AGCTTGCGACATCCTGATGGAGTTGTGTACATGGCTGGGAAGAAGTATTATTTTGGAGTGGGTGGTGGAACTCGGCGATTCCTATCTGTGGTAGAAAAAGATG GTGTCATGACTAGTAGTCTGGTTGCTGAAATCACAGATGGTTCATCTAATGTGCGTGAAGTATGGAAGCTTACATTCAAGTAG
- the LOC130722846 gene encoding nicastrin, which yields MAQTFISLFFLVFTSHVLSRISGQSSSMESVPDLQKSMYTVVNAYPCVRLLNLSGTIGCSNPGRDKVAASIVRFENVDDISEPSAILVSSDEFPSLFTRISDDPGFASKVGGVLVESRTGSHNTLKGFSPDRKFPQAEFAPYHNFSHEWNPTGSGIMWKSYSFPVFLLTSGGTKTLQEFVLKNEEKKKAYTSNVAEFDLVMQTVKSGTHDSESCLKEATCLPLGGYSVWSSLPPINISSSKPSKPLILTVASMDSASFFRDKNLGADSPISGLIALLAAVDALSHLDGLGDLSKQLVFVVFTGEAWGYLGSRRLLEELDMHSDAVHGLSHSLVETVIEIGSVGKGLSQGAKNFFAHAEGDSSATNQTMVALKRAQESLLSENIKIAAASASNPGIPPSSLMTFLKKNPGISGVVLEDFDSVFVNKFYHSHLDDLSNVNSSSVVAAASLIARTLYILASETKDVQDSTLAAINVNVSLVEQLMDCLLDCDPGLSCDLVKKYISPSSTCPSHYVGVIMDEPSSTPNPGYINDVPRFIWNFLADITSIPRKNNSSGCQQGCNGKDEVCIKLETDGKGVCALSTTRYVPAYSTRLKFESGMWSVVAPNSSDDMGVVDPVWTESNWDSIGMRVYIVQIPGYDRLVLFAGVALTILAYLAIAITRALADKAMKRD from the exons ATGGCGCAAACcttcatctctctcttcttcctcgtcTTCACCTCACACGTCCTCTCACGCATCTCTG gACAATCCAGCTCCATGGAATCGGTTCCTGATCTTCAGAAATCCATGTACACTGTCGTCAATGCGTATCCCTGTGTGCGCCTGCTAAACCTTTCTGGAACCATCGGTTGTTCAA ATCCCGGGCGTGATAAGGTTGCGGCTTCTATTGTGAGGTTCGAGAATGTTGATGACATATCAGAGCCATCTGCTATATTAGTGTCATCGGATGAGTTTCCATCTCTCTTTACTAG AATATCAGATGACCCAGGCTTTGCAAGTAAAGTTGGTGGTGTACTGGTTGAATCAAGAACTGGTTCGCATAATACGTTAAAGG GATTCTCTCCGGATCGAAAGTTTCCTCAAGCTGAGTTTGCTCCTTATCATAATTTCAGCCATGAATGGAATCCAACT GGTTCTGGTATTATGTGGAAATCCTACAGTTTTCCAGTGTTTTTACTCACTTCTGGTGGCACAAAGACTCTTCAAGAG TTTGTGTTAAAGAATGAGGAAAAAAAGAAAGCTTATACTTCGAATGTTGCTGAGTTCGATCTGGTGATGCAG ACGGTGAAATCTGGAACACATGATTCAGAGTCTTGTTTAAAAGAAGCAACATGCCTCCCTTTAGGTGGATACAG TGTCTGGTCATCTCTTCCTCCAATCAACatttcgtcctcaaaaccttctaaGCCCCTTATATTGACTGTAGCGTCTATGGATTCTGCTTCATTTTTTCGGGACAAAAACCTAGGCGCAGACTCTCCTATTTCT GGTTTAATTGCATTACTGGCAGCAGTTGACGCACTTTCTCATTTGGATGGTCTGGGTGACCTTAGTAAACAG CTTGTTTTTGTAGTTTTCACTGGAGAGGCGTGGGGTTACCTTGGAAGTAGGAGATTATTGGAAGAACTTGACATGCACTCAGATGCTGTTCATGGCCTGAGTCACTCACTAGTAGAAACG GTCATTGAAATTGGTTCTGTTGGAAAGGGTCTCAGTCAAGGTGCTAAAAACTTTTTTGCTCATGCAGAAGGG GATTCTTCTGCCACTAATCAGACAATGGTGGCCTTGAAGCGTGCACAAGAGTCACTGCTATCTGAAAACATAAAGATAGCAGCTGCAAGTGCCTCAAATCCTGGGATTCCTCCATCATCTTTAATGACCTTTTTGAAAAAG AATCCTGGAATCTCTGGCGTTGTCTTAGAAGATTTTGACTCTGTCTTTGTCAACAAGTTCTATCATAGCCATCTTGATGATTTAT CAAATGTGAACTCATCATCTGTAGTTGCTGCCGCTTCTCTTATAGCCCGGACCCTTTacatacttgctagtgaaactAAAGATGTACAGGATTCAACCTTGGCTGCTATAAATGTAAATGTCTCACTTGTTGAACAACTAATGGATTGCTTGTTGGACTGTGATCCTGGTCTTTCTTGTGATTTGGTGAAGAAATATATTTCACCCTCTTCTACCTGTCCGAGCCATTATGTTGGTGTTATCATGGATGAACCTTCGTCTACACCTAATCCAGGATATATTAATGATGTTCCCCGGTTCATCTGGAATTTTCTAGCAGACATAACTTCTATTCCGAGGAAGAATAATAGCTCAGGTTGTCAACAAGGTTGCAATGGTAAAGACGAGGTTTGCATTAAATTAGAGACTGATGGGAAGGGAGTTTGTGCTCTCTCTACAACCAG GTACGTTCCAGCATATTCTACACGGTTAAAATTCGAATCAGGAATGTGGAGTGTTGTGGCTCCCAATTCCTCTGACGACATGGGGGTTGTGGACCCTGTCTGGACAGAAAGCAACTGGGATTCAATAGGTATGCGGGTCTACATAGTCCAAATTCCTGGTTACGATCGTCTTGTTCTGTTTGCGGGTGTCGCTTTGACAATCTTGGCATACCTTGCAATAGCAATCACAAGAGCTTTAGCTGACAAAGCAATGAAGAGGGATTGA
- the LOC130725940 gene encoding uncharacterized protein LOC130725940 isoform X2, with translation MAAAQANSEGEAQKPSADTFRLFSSAGSGVGIFDDAAQQVPAIPPPPCVEVLASESDVPSSAKHNVEPVNVDGVTLLKGRVNTRQVFGLSNSDLVPGKYEGGLKLWEGSLDLIKALRSDIKSGLVSFGEKRVLEVGCGHGLPGISALLEGAAAVHFQDFNAEVLRCLTIPNLNANISGKSQPSPSNLTICDKAEVRYFAGDWSEVDKLLPHVSTDAKDNGGGGYDFILMAETVYSINSLQILYNLIKKVLLCSLTTFLY, from the exons ATGGCGGCTGCGCAGGCGAACTCTGAG GGCGAAGCTCAGAAACCGAGTGCGGATACGTTTCGATTATTCTCCTCGGCTGGCTCTGGCGTTGGAATATTTGATGATGCTGCACAGCAAGTTCCTGCTATACCTCCTCCTCCGTGCGTTGAAGTTCTCGCCTCCGAGTCTGATGTTCCTTCATCCGCCAAACACAATGTGGAGCCGGTGAATGTCGATGGGGTTACTTTGTTGAAG GGGAGGGTGAATACCCGACAAGTTTTTGGTTTATCCAACTCTGATTTAGTTCCCGGGAAATATGAAG GAGGATTGAAGCTATGGGAAGGTTCACTTGATCTAATTAAAGCCCTTCGTTCAGATATTAAAAGTGGGCTTGTCTCATTTGGCGAGAAGCGAGTATTAGAG gTTGGATGTGGTCATGGGCTGCCTGGAATCTCTGCATTGCTTGAG gGGGCTGCTGCTGTACATTTTCAAGACTTCAATGCCGAGGTCTTACGTTGCCTCACTATTCCCAATTTAAATGCAAATATTTCTGGAAAATCTCAACCATCACCATCAAACTTAACCATTTGTGACAAGGCAGAAGTTCGTTATTTTGCTGGTGACTGGAGTGAAGTTGATAAACTACTCCCTCATGTTAGTACAGATGCAAAAGACAATGGAGGTGGTGGTTATGACTTTATTCTGATGGCAGAGACAGTTTACTCGATCAACAGTCTCCAAATTCTCTACAATCTTATCAAGAAGGTATTGCTTTGTTCGTTGACGACATTTCTGTACTGA